From Coffea arabica cultivar ET-39 chromosome 10e, Coffea Arabica ET-39 HiFi, whole genome shotgun sequence, one genomic window encodes:
- the LOC140015153 gene encoding uncharacterized protein, translating to MKGVDVKCDFLPFDLEVKTPTENQCLIANKVYRNCEIWVGERRLLADLMSLAIKRYDVILGMDWLGRYHTQLDCKMKLVELHIPREAILKLDVRGRLASSALISGIRGRKLLSSGGKGYLAFLINTPGDKVKLENMPVMKEFPDVFPEKLETLSSEREIVFKIDVVLGTTPISKTPYRMAPDELKELKL from the coding sequence ATGAAGGGTGTAGATGTAAAGTGTGATTTCTTGCCTTTTGATTTAGAAGTTAAGACTCCTACGGAGAACCAATGCCTGATTGCTAATAAAGTTTATAGGaattgtgagatttgggttGGTGAGAGAAGATTGTTGGCGGATTTAATGAGTCTAGCAATTAAGAGATATGATGTGATACttgggatggattggttaggtCGATACCATACTCAATTGGATTGTAAGATGAAACTAGTAGAGTTACACATTCCTAGGGAAGCAATTTTGAAATTAGATGTGAGGGGTAGACTAGCATCGTCTGCTTTAATCTCAGGGATTCGAGGTAGGAAATTGTTGAGTAGTGGAGGTAAAGGATATCTAGCCTTTCTTATCAATACACCTGGGGATAAGGTAAAGCTGGAAAACATGCCGGTAATGAAAGAGTTTCCCGACGTCTTTCCCGAGAAATTAGAGACGTTATCTTCGGAAAGGGAAATAGTGTTTAAGATTGATGTGGTTTTGGGGACGACCCCTATCTCTAAGACACCTTACAGGATGGCTCCAGATGAATTAAAGGAATTGAAATTGTAA